One window of the Sulfolobales archaeon genome contains the following:
- a CDS encoding GNAT family N-acetyltransferase: MLFRKVEEKDLPYIYSWLDSNDYLREGVLESALSRGILYGVEVDGRIEGISILYPVDKIAWLMGARVREGVRGKGVGKYMTEKLLEEARKIGLAGAALLTSRNNIPVHRICSSLGMKRILELFSASIPPLPSTGPTEVPRLDALHQEDLEKIIDILERGYPLLPLTPGGCCRFSDKFKYF; the protein is encoded by the coding sequence ATGCTATTTAGAAAAGTAGAGGAGAAGGATCTCCCCTATATATATTCATGGCTCGATAGTAACGATTACCTCAGAGAAGGGGTTCTAGAGAGTGCTCTCTCACGTGGTATCCTCTACGGGGTTGAGGTAGATGGTAGGATCGAGGGTATCTCAATCCTATATCCAGTTGATAAAATCGCATGGCTAATGGGTGCTAGAGTTAGAGAAGGTGTTAGGGGGAAGGGTGTGGGGAAATATATGACTGAAAAGCTCTTAGAGGAGGCTAGGAAGATAGGTCTTGCTGGTGCTGCTCTTCTCACATCTAGAAATAATATACCGGTTCACAGAATATGCTCCTCCCTCGGTATGAAGAGGATTCTAGAGCTTTTCTCCGCATCTATACCACCGTTACCCTCAACAGGCCCTACAGAGGTCCCTAGGTTAGATGCTCTTCATCAAGAGGATCTAGAGAAGATAATAGATATCCTGGAAAGGGGGTACCCACTTCTACCACTAACACCTGGGGGCTGTTGCAGGTTTAGCGATAAATTTAAATACTTTTAA